In Williamsia phyllosphaerae, the DNA window CGGTACATCGCACCGGTGTCGAGGTAGCGCGCACCGACACGATCGGCCAGTCGTCGCGAGACGCTCGACTTGCCGGTGCCCGCGGGCCCGTCGATGGTGATGATCGTGGTGTTCGGGGTGGCACTCACATCCCCACCGCCTTGTAGAGCTCGCCGATCTCCTTGCGGCCCAACACCCGAAGGCTGCCGGGACGCTGGTTGCCGAGGTTCACGGTGCCGATCTCGGTGCGCACGAGCCCCAGCACCGGGAAGCCGACGAAGTCCATCATGCGACGCACGATGCGCTTACGGCCTTCGTGCAGTACGAGTTTCACCAGAGTCTGACCCTCGTTGATCTCCAGGACGCTGAACCCGTCGACCTCGGCCGGGCCGTCATCGAGCTCGATGCCCGCCTTCAGTGTGCGGCCGAGACCACGCGGGACGACACCCTTGACGGTCGCCAGGTAGGTCTTGGGCACCTCGTAGGACGGGTGCATCAGGCGGTGCGCGAGCTCGCCGTCGTTGGTCAACAGCAGCAGGCCCTCGGTGTCGGCGTCGAGCCGTCCGACGTGGAACAGGCGCTGGCCGGACATGACGCGCTCGGCCACTATGTCGCCGACGCAGGGACGCCCCTGGTCGTCGGACATGGTCGACTGCCAGCCCTTGGGTTTGTTGAGCACGAGGTACTGCATGTCCTCGTCCATGACGACGCGCGCGCCGTCCACACGGACGACCGCGGTCGCGGGATCGATGCGCATGCCCTGCTCGGTGACGATCTCGCCATCGACGTCGACACGTCCGGCGGCGATCAGTTCCTCGGCACCGCGGCGGGAGGCGACACCGGCCTGTGCGAGGACCTTCTGAAGGCGGACGCCGTCGGCGACATAGTTCGCGCCCTCGCCGTCGACGGGGTCGACGTTCTGGAAGCGGGCGGGTTTGGCGTTGTTGATGCGGGCCTCACCGCGCGCAACGCTGGGACTCGAGGAGCCCTTGCGATGCGTGCGCTTGGGTCCGATGCGCGATCCGGGGGCGGGTCGCCCACTCTTCTCAGCGCTCTTCTTGTTGGTGTTCGATGCAGCGTTCTTGCTGCGATCCGGTCTGCCGTCTCGGCTAGCGGGTGCCATGGTGAATCCAGTTTCTATTCAGGTTTTGATTTCAGTCGTCCAACTCCGCGGTGGCCGCGGAAATTTCCGACGCCCCCGAGTCTGACGGGTGCGAGCCCATCTTGGCGAATCGCGGATCGCTGATGATCTCGTCACCGATCTCGTCGATGACGTCGACATCGGGTAGCAGCGGAGCCAGATCCGGGAGTTCGCTCAGCGACGCCAGACCGAGTCGTTCCAGGAACAGCTCGGTGGTCGCGTAGAGCGTTCCACCGGTCTCCGGGTCGGTCCCCGCCTCGGTGATCAGCCCGCGGGCCAGCAACGTCCGCATGACCCCGTCGACGTTGACGCCACGCACTGCGCTGACCCGGGTGCGGCTGACGGGCTGCCGGTAGGCCACCACCGACAGCGTCTCGAGCGCGGCGCGGGTCAGCTTCGACCGCGCCCCGTCGAGCAGCAGTTTCTCGACGTAGGGCGCGTAGTCGTTGCGGGTGTAGAACCGCCAGCCGTCGCCGGCGAAGCGCAGGTCGATACCGCTCGACCGGGCGCTGAGCTCGGCGTCCATCGCGCGCAGCGCCGCGTCGATCCGCGTGGCCGGCTCCCCCGTCGCCGACGCCAGCTGTTCGGTGGTGACCGGGGAGTCCACCACCAGCAACACCGCCTCGAGGGCCGAGCGCAGTTCGTCGTCGTCGAGTGGGTCGGCGAGTTCATCGGCCGGGTCGACGGCGCGTCCGGGTTCGTCGAACAGACCGTCGGACGCTGTGTCGGAACTCTCGTCGGGCCCGCTCGGCTCCCCGCCGTCGGTCATCTCGTTGTCGGTCATCTCGTTGTCGGTCACCCCGCCGTCGTTCATCCGTAGTCCTCCACGCTGGTCACGCTGATCTCCTCGGTCTCGCGCTCACCGCTCCACATGACGTGCAGCGTCCCGAGCGCCTCGCTCTGCTCGAATTCCACGGCGCGTTGCCGGAACAGGTCGAGCAACGCCAGGAAGCGGGCGACGACCTCCAGGCCGTTGGCGCACTCCGACGCCAGCGTGCCGAAGTCGACCCACTTACCCGCTCCCGCGATCCGCAGGAGCTCGGTCACGCGGATGACCTGCTCGGGCACCGACACCGCGTCCACGTCGTGCAGGTGGGCCAGACCGACGCGAGGAACCGGCTTGGGTGTCATCGCGGCCGCCGCGACCTGCGCGAACTGCCAGGCGTCGACGCCCAGTGTCACCTCGGGCAGCAGCTGCTCGTAGCGCGGCTCCAACGACACCGCCCGCGGATACCGTTGCAGTGCTGCGGCTTCCAACTCGGCGAACAGAGCGGCCACCTGCTTGTAGGCGCGGTACTGCAGCAGCCGGGCGAACAGTAGGTCCCGCGCCTCCAGCAACGCGAGGTCGTCGGCGTCCTCGACCTCACCCGCGGGCAGCAGTCGCGCGGCCTTGAGGTCGAGCAGCGTCGCCGCCACCACCAGGAACTCGGTGGTCTGGTCGAGGCTGACGTCGTCGGTGAGGTTGCGGGTGTAGGCGATGAAGTCGTCGGTGACCAGGTGCAGCGCGACCTCGGTGACGTCGAGGCGGCGGTTGCTGATCAGTTCGAGCAACAGGTCGAACGGGCCCTCGAAGTTGGCGAGGTTGACCTGGAAGCCGACCGGCGCGGCCTGCTCGACGGTGTCGCTCTCGGTCACGACGTGCCGGTGCGGTACAACACCTCACGCGCCAGAGCCCGATACGCCTTGGCGCCACCGGATTTCGGAGCCCACGACGTGATCGGTTCGCCGGCGACACTGGTCTCCGGGAAACGTACGGTGCGTGCGATGACGGTGTCGTAGACCGCGTCGCCGAACACCTCGACCACCCGGTTCATCACCTCACGGGAATGCAGGGTGCGGGCGTCGAACATCGTCATGAGGATGCCGCCGAGGTGCAGCCTCGGGTTGAGCCGGTCGCGCACCTTGTCGATGGTGTCGTTGAGCAACGCCAGCCCGCGCAGCGCGAAGTACTCCGACTCCATGGGGATCAGCACGGTGTCGGCGCACGCGAGGGCGTTGACGGTCAGCAGTCCCAGCGACGGCTGGCAGTCGATGAGCACGTAGTCGTAGCGGTCGAGGATCGGGTGCAGCGCACGGGCCAGGGTGTGTTCGCGACCGACTTCGTTGACGAGTTGGATCTCGGCGGCCGAGAGGTCGATGTTGCTGGGCAGCAGGTCCAGGCCGTCGACCCGGGTCGAGTGCAGCACCTCGTCCACCGACACCTGTGGTGGGACCAGGACGTTGTGCACGGTCAGCTCGAGTTCGTGGTGCGGGACACCCAAGCCCGCCGACAGCGCACCCTGTGGATCCAGATCGACGAGCAGCACGCGCCGTCCGTACTCGGCCAGCGCGGCACCGAGATTGATCGTCGACGTCGTCTTGCCGACGCCGCCCTTCTGGTTGCAGACCGCGATGACGATGGCCGGACCGTGCTTGTCCACCGGCTTCGGCTCGGGCACCTCACGCGTCTGCCGACCCGTCGGACCCAGCCCCTCGGCGTCCGCGGCCGAGACGTCCGACTCGGCCGGGCCGCGCGACGGCGTGTCGATGGTCAGGCTGTACTGGGCGTCGTGCGGGTCTGCATCGCGAACGGGGGCACCCGGAACCGGTGGCTGCGGTGCGCTCACGTCGTCGATGCTCCCGTCGTACGTGGTGGGGATGGAATGCAGATCAGCCTAGTGCGTCGGCGGCGCGTTGCCGTGACGCATCGCCGTCAGCGCGCACGGGGATGGGCCGTGGCGTACACCTCACGCATCGCCGACACCGTGACCAGCGTGTACACCTGCGTCGTGGTCACCGAGGCGTGTCCCAGCAACTCCTGCACGACGCGGACATCGGCCCCTCCGTCGAGCAGGTGGGTGGCGAAGCTGTGGCGCAGCGTGTGTGGGGACACCGACTTGTCGAGGCCGGCGCGTCCGGCCGAGTCGACGAGCACCTGCCAGGCGCTCTGCCGCGACAGGCGCCCGCCGCGGGAGTTCAGGAACATCGCCGGGTTGAACTTCGACACCAGCGCCGGCCGGCCGCGGACCAGGTAGGCCTCGATCGCCGCGATCGCCGGCCCACCCACGGGGACCATCCGCTCCTTGCCGCCCTTGCCGCGCAGCAGGATCGCGCCGGTCTCGGCGACGAAGTCCTCGATGTCGAGTGAGACCGCCTCGGAGATGCGTGCGCCACAGCTGTAGAGCAACTCCATCAGGGCACGGTCACGCAGGCTGCGCGGTGTCTCCGACGGTCCGCTGCCGCCGGAGGCCTCGAGGATCGCGACGACCTCGTCGATCGCGAGTGACTTCGGCAGCCGACGAGCCGGCTTCGGGGGTCGGACGGCGTGCGCCGGGTCGGTGGCCGTCATCCCCTCGGCGAGGGCGAACTTGTGCAGACCCCTCGTCGCGACCAGGGTGCGCGCGACCGAACTGTCGGCCAGCGGCACCTCGTCCCGGTCGGGATCGCCGCGCCGCAGGGCGACGAGGAACTCGCGCACGTCCTCCTCGGTCACCTCGGCGAGATCGGTGATCGACCGCGACGTCAGGTAGTGCTCGTACCGGGTCAGGTCCCGGCCGTAGGAGCTCAGCGTGTTCTTCGCGGCACCCCGTTCGACGGCGAGATGGTCGAGATACCGGTGGATCTGGCTCTCGAGCTCTCCGCCTGCGCCCGACGTCACGCGCCGCCGGAGTCCCGGCGCGCGTGTCGCTGATCGAGGGCGGTGGGCTGATCGACCCACTCCGAGTCGGGGCCGCGCAGGTCCGCACCGGTGCGCTCGGTGTGGGCCAGCGCCAGGATCCCGGCGACACTGGTGACGTTGACGATCTCGCCGGAGAACACCATCGCGACCGCGTCGTCGAGGGGGATCCAGTCGATGGCCATGTCGGCCTCTTCGTCGTGCGCCTCGGGGCGGTCGACGTCGCGCAGATCGGTCGCACGGAACACGCGCAGCGCCTCGTCGGTGAACCCGGGCGAGGTGGCGACGTCGACGAGGGTCGCCCAGGTGTCGGCCTCGACGCCGACCTCCTCGACGAGCTCGCGCTGCGCGGCCTGCAGCGGCGACTCGTCTCCGCCGGAATCCATCAGTCCCGCAGGCAGTTCGCGCAGTCGGCGCCCGACCGGGTGCCGGTACTGGGTCACCGTGGCGATGGCACCGGAGTCGTCGAGCGCCACGATCGCCACCGCGCCGTGGTGCTCGACGACCTCGCGCTTGGCCGAGCCGTCGCCGGGCATGGTGACCTCGTCGACCCGCAGTGCCAGGATCGCGCCGTCGTAGACGGTCCGCGAATCCGTCACCGCGAACTCGTGACGCCCGGTGGTGTCGTCGGATGCGCTCACACGCCGGCCTCCGTGGCCCCGGGCTCGACGACGGGTGCGGTGACCACGCGCTCGTCACCGTGGACGTCGACCTCGAGCCGCTCGGCGGCCTTGTACCGCAGCGCCGCGGCGACGAACGCGATGAACAGCGGGTGCGGTCGGGTGGGCCTGCTCTTGAGTTCGGGATGTGCCTGAGTCGCCACCAGGAAGGGGTGGATCTCCTTGGGGTACTCCACGAACTCGACCAGGTGGCCGTCCGGCGAGGTCCCGGAGAACACCAGTCCGGTGCTCGCGACCTGCTCACGGTAGGTGTTGTTGACCTCGTAGCGGTGTCGGTGTCGCTCGGACACCTCGGTCGCGCCGTAGGCGCTGGCCACGATCGATCCGCGCTGCAGCACAGCGGGATACGCGCCAAGGCGCATGGTGCCACCCAGGTCGGCCTCGCCTGCGACGGCGAGCTCCTGATCGGCCATGGTGGAGATCACCGGGTACGGGGTCTCCGGGTCGAACTCGGCCGAGCTCGCGTCGTCGAGTCCCGCCGCGCGCGCGGCCTCGATGACGATGCACTGCAGTCCGAGGCAGAGTCCGAGCAGCGGGATGCCGCGGCGGCGGGCGTACCGCACGGCGCCGACCTTGCCCTCGATACCGCGGATGCCGAAGCCGCCGGGGATGAGGATCGCGTCGACGTCGCCGAGATGTCTCTGCGCACCCAGGTCGGTGGCGCACTCGTCGGACTGGACCCATCGGATCTCGACCTTGGCCCGAGCGGCGAACCCACCGGCCCGGATCGCCTCGGTCACCGACAGATATGCGTCGGGCAGGTCGACGTACTTGCCCACCAGCGCGACGGTCACCGATTCACGCGGCTCGTGGACGCGCTTGAGCAGTTCGCCCCACACGGTCCAGTCCACGTCGCGGAACGGCAGTCCGAGCTTGCGGACGACGTAGGTGTCGAGCTGCTCGTTGTGCAGCACCTTGGGGATGTCGTAGATCGACGGTGCGTCCGGGGTGGAGATGACACCCTCGATGTCGACGTCGCACATCAGCGCGATCTTGTTCTTCAGCGACTCCGGGACATCACGGTCACACCGCAGGATCAGCGCGTCGGGCTGGATACCGATGTTGCGCAGCGCGGCCACCGAGTGCTGGGTCGGCTTGGTCTTCAGCTCGCCCGACGGCGCGAGGTACGGGACCAGCGACACGTGGAGGAAGAAGACGTTGTCGCGACCGACGTCGTGGCGGATCTGCCGCGCCGCCTCGATGAACGGCTGCGACTCGATGTCGCCGACGGTGCCGCCGATCTCTGTGATCACCAGATCGGGCTCGTTGCCATCGGCATCGGCCGCACGCATCGCGAGGATGCGGTTCTTGATCTCGTCGGTGATGTGCGGGATGACCTGGACGGTGTCGCCGAGGTACTCGCCGCGTCGTTCCTTGGCGATGACGGTCGAATAGACCTGTCCGGTGGTCACATTCGCCGATTGCGACAGGTTCCGGTCGAGGAATCGTTCGTAGTGACCGACGTCGAGGTCGGTCTCGGCCCCGTCCTCGGTGACGAAGACCTCACCGTGCTGGAACGGGTTCATCGTTCCCGGATCCACGTTGAGGTAGGGGTCGAGCTTCTGCATGGTCACCCGCAGACCGCGAGCGGTCAGCAGTTGTCCGAGGCTGGAAGCCGTGAGTCCTTTGCCGAGCGACGACGCGACGCCGCCGGTGACAAAGATGTGTTTGGTGCCCGAATGAGCATGACGCAGTGGTCGCAAGGCTTCTCCCGATTGGCCGGAGCAGGTCATCTGACCTGCTCGCCTACGGGATTCAACCGTAACACCTCTCGGGGTGTTCGGGCGTCAGGTGGTCGGTGCGATCGCGCTCGCGCCGGGTCCGGTACCGAATGCGCCGACCCGGCTGCGGGCCGCGTTCGCCAGCGCGAGGGCCGTCACGATGCGTCCGGTGCTGGCCTCGACGTCGTCGACCGACGACACACCGCGCGACAGCGAGGCGTCCGAACGCAACACCGCGATGGGTGAGCCGCCCTCGGCCGACCCCGTCCGACCGGCGAGTACCGTCCCGGATCCGCGTGCGCCGAGCGCAGCGGCGAACCGGGCGATCACCTGCCCACGCGCTCCGGCGTCGTCGGCGAACTTGTCGCCGGTGATGACCACCGCGAGTTGTGCGGGGCCCACGGCATTGTCGACGTAGGTGATGAACCCACCCTGTCGCAGCGCCGCGAGTCCGGACCCGATGTCGGAGTCCGACGCCGGCGCGGCGTCGCCCTTGCGCTGCAACAGCGCGCCGAGCAGATCCCCGACACGACCGCCGGAGTCGGTGAGCTCGGGTCGCAGTGTCGTGCCTGCCGGGATGCTCTGGTCGACGATGCTGGTCAGTTTCTCCGCCGAGCCGTCGCCGATGAGCGCATCGGTGAGCCCGACCTGACCGGCGAACCGTGCGCCGGACTGGTTGAGCACCTGTTTGACGCCCGAGATGTCACCCTCACTCGCGCCGGGCACGGTGACCAGCAGCACCGATCGGTTGGCCAGCAGCCCGTCGAGGAGTCGGGGCGCCACCGCGGTGTTGAACGCATCGGCGGCGTTCACCTGCCCGCTGAGGGCGTCGTTCTCCGAACGCAGTCCGGAGACCGTCGAGTCGTCGTTCGACGACCCGACACGGTCACCGAGGAAGCCCGATCCGAGGGCGAGGCCCACGGCGAGCGCGAGGAACACCGCGATCAGCGAGATCGCGTGTTGGCGGAGAGAGATCACGTGCTATCGGTTCCAGACGTCCCTGGCCCACGAGTAGACCCGATCCCACTCGGCCAGGATCCAGTCCACGATCTCGCCACCGGTGTTCGACGCGACCACCGCGACGATGACCGCGGCCAGGGCGGCGAGGATGAGCAGCGCGATGGCGGCACCCGACACGCGGCTGCGGTACAGCGTGGCAACAGCTTTCGCGTCCACGAGCTTCGGACCGACCTTCAGGCGGGTCAGGAACGTCGACGGGTTGCTCTCCCGGCGGCTGCGATCGAAGAAGTCGTCGAGAGTGGCCGAGGTGCCGACCGTGACGATCAGCGAGGCGCCGTGGAAGTCGGCGAGCAGCAGTGCGAGGTCGGACGCCGAGCCGGCGGCCGGGAAGGTCATCGCGCCGACACCGAGGTCCTGGATGCGCTCGAGTCCGGTGGCGTGGCCGTCCGGGTCGGCCGGGAGGACGACCTGCGCACCGCATTTGAGCGTCGCGGCGCGGATGCCCTCCGGGTCGCCGACGATCAGGTCGGGTCGGTAGCCGGCGCGCATCAGGGCGTCCGCACCGCCGTCGACACCGATCATGACCGGCGCGTACTCCTTGATGAACGGCTTGAGCTTCTTGAGGTCGATCTCGTGCTCGGGTCCGTCGGCGACGACCACCACGTGGCGGTTCTTCAGCGTGACCTCGACCTCGGGCACACCGACACCGTCGATCAGCAGTGGCGACTCGCTGCGGATGAACTCGATGGTGTTGCCGGAGAACGCCTCGAGGTGATCGACCAGACCGGACTTGGCCTCGATCATCATCGAGGCGACCTCGCGCTCACCGATCTCGGTGCCGCGTGCCAGCCGGTTGTGACCGACGTAGACCTCGCCGTCGTCGATGCGGATCTTGGCGCCGTCCTTGATGCGGCGGAAGACCTCCGGGCCGGCGTCGTCGATCAGGGTGATGCCCGACGCGACCAGCACCTCGGGACCGAGGTTCGGGTAGCGACCCGAGATCGACGGCGAGGCGTTGATCACCGCGGTGACGTCGGCCTCGACGAGACGGTCGGCGATGACCCGGTCGAGATCGAGTTCGTCGAGGATCACGATGTCCCCGTGTCCCACCCGTTCGAGCAGACGGGCGGTGTTCTTGTCGACCCTGGCGATTCCACTGAATCCAGGCAGGGTGTCGTCGGTGCGGGACAGCAACGCTGGCATCTTCATGCCGCTCATGATTGCTCCGGCCGCGCCGACGGACGCGGAGGCGCGCCGTAACATTTGCCACTTTTGTCACACGAGTAACACCAGTTACGCGGTCGCCTTCTCGCTTTCCGCGGTGGCCAGCAGTTCCTCGGCGTGGGCGCGGCCGGTGTCGGAGTCGCCCAGACCGGCGAGCATCCGGGCCAGTTCGGCGATCCGGCCGTCATGATCGAGCGTGGTCACCGAGCTGGTCACCGAACTCGCGCGGGTGCTCTTACCGATGAGCAGGTGGTTGTCGGCGAAGGCCGCCACCTGAGGCAGGTGCGTGACGACGATGACCTGATGGCTGCGGGCCAGAGCGGCGAGTCGCTTGCCGATCTCGACCGCGGCCCGACCACCCACACCGGCGTCGACCTCGTCGAACACCATGGTCGATCCCCCACCGGGTCCGGCGAGGACCACCTCGAGGGCCAACATGACGCGCGACAGTTCGCCGCCGGACGCGGATTTGGTGATCGCCAGCGGTACAGCACCCGAGTGCGCGGCGAGGGTGAACTCGACGCGATCGACTCCGCCGGATCCGGCGTGCAGCCGGGCGCCGTCGACGACCAGACTCCGGGGGTCGGACTCCCCCGACTCGTCCGGCACCACCGCGACACCGAGTTTGGCGTCCTTCATGGCGAGGCCGGCGAGTTCCTTGGT includes these proteins:
- a CDS encoding pseudouridine synthase, translated to MAPASRDGRPDRSKNAASNTNKKSAEKSGRPAPGSRIGPKRTHRKGSSSPSVARGEARINNAKPARFQNVDPVDGEGANYVADGVRLQKVLAQAGVASRRGAEELIAAGRVDVDGEIVTEQGMRIDPATAVVRVDGARVVMDEDMQYLVLNKPKGWQSTMSDDQGRPCVGDIVAERVMSGQRLFHVGRLDADTEGLLLLTNDGELAHRLMHPSYEVPKTYLATVKGVVPRGLGRTLKAGIELDDGPAEVDGFSVLEINEGQTLVKLVLHEGRKRIVRRMMDFVGFPVLGLVRTEIGTVNLGNQRPGSLRVLGRKEIGELYKAVGM
- the scpB gene encoding SMC-Scp complex subunit ScpB, yielding MTDGGEPSGPDESSDTASDGLFDEPGRAVDPADELADPLDDDELRSALEAVLLVVDSPVTTEQLASATGEPATRIDAALRAMDAELSARSSGIDLRFAGDGWRFYTRNDYAPYVEKLLLDGARSKLTRAALETLSVVAYRQPVSRTRVSAVRGVNVDGVMRTLLARGLITEAGTDPETGGTLYATTELFLERLGLASLSELPDLAPLLPDVDVIDEIGDEIISDPRFAKMGSHPSDSGASEISAATAELDD
- a CDS encoding segregation and condensation protein A, yielding MTESDTVEQAAPVGFQVNLANFEGPFDLLLELISNRRLDVTEVALHLVTDDFIAYTRNLTDDVSLDQTTEFLVVAATLLDLKAARLLPAGEVEDADDLALLEARDLLFARLLQYRAYKQVAALFAELEAAALQRYPRAVSLEPRYEQLLPEVTLGVDAWQFAQVAAAAMTPKPVPRVGLAHLHDVDAVSVPEQVIRVTELLRIAGAGKWVDFGTLASECANGLEVVARFLALLDLFRQRAVEFEQSEALGTLHVMWSGERETEEISVTSVEDYG
- a CDS encoding ParA family protein — encoded protein: MDTPSRGPAESDVSAADAEGLGPTGRQTREVPEPKPVDKHGPAIVIAVCNQKGGVGKTTSTINLGAALAEYGRRVLLVDLDPQGALSAGLGVPHHELELTVHNVLVPPQVSVDEVLHSTRVDGLDLLPSNIDLSAAEIQLVNEVGREHTLARALHPILDRYDYVLIDCQPSLGLLTVNALACADTVLIPMESEYFALRGLALLNDTIDKVRDRLNPRLHLGGILMTMFDARTLHSREVMNRVVEVFGDAVYDTVIARTVRFPETSVAGEPITSWAPKSGGAKAYRALAREVLYRTGTS
- the xerD gene encoding site-specific tyrosine recombinase XerD translates to MTSGAGGELESQIHRYLDHLAVERGAAKNTLSSYGRDLTRYEHYLTSRSITDLAEVTEEDVREFLVALRRGDPDRDEVPLADSSVARTLVATRGLHKFALAEGMTATDPAHAVRPPKPARRLPKSLAIDEVVAILEASGGSGPSETPRSLRDRALMELLYSCGARISEAVSLDIEDFVAETGAILLRGKGGKERMVPVGGPAIAAIEAYLVRGRPALVSKFNPAMFLNSRGGRLSRQSAWQVLVDSAGRAGLDKSVSPHTLRHSFATHLLDGGADVRVVQELLGHASVTTTQVYTLVTVSAMREVYATAHPRAR
- a CDS encoding NUDIX domain-containing protein, with the protein product MSASDDTTGRHEFAVTDSRTVYDGAILALRVDEVTMPGDGSAKREVVEHHGAVAIVALDDSGAIATVTQYRHPVGRRLRELPAGLMDSGGDESPLQAAQRELVEEVGVEADTWATLVDVATSPGFTDEALRVFRATDLRDVDRPEAHDEEADMAIDWIPLDDAVAMVFSGEIVNVTSVAGILALAHTERTGADLRGPDSEWVDQPTALDQRHARRDSGGA
- a CDS encoding CTP synthase, translated to MRPLRHAHSGTKHIFVTGGVASSLGKGLTASSLGQLLTARGLRVTMQKLDPYLNVDPGTMNPFQHGEVFVTEDGAETDLDVGHYERFLDRNLSQSANVTTGQVYSTVIAKERRGEYLGDTVQVIPHITDEIKNRILAMRAADADGNEPDLVITEIGGTVGDIESQPFIEAARQIRHDVGRDNVFFLHVSLVPYLAPSGELKTKPTQHSVAALRNIGIQPDALILRCDRDVPESLKNKIALMCDVDIEGVISTPDAPSIYDIPKVLHNEQLDTYVVRKLGLPFRDVDWTVWGELLKRVHEPRESVTVALVGKYVDLPDAYLSVTEAIRAGGFAARAKVEIRWVQSDECATDLGAQRHLGDVDAILIPGGFGIRGIEGKVGAVRYARRRGIPLLGLCLGLQCIVIEAARAAGLDDASSAEFDPETPYPVISTMADQELAVAGEADLGGTMRLGAYPAVLQRGSIVASAYGATEVSERHRHRYEVNNTYREQVASTGLVFSGTSPDGHLVEFVEYPKEIHPFLVATQAHPELKSRPTRPHPLFIAFVAAALRYKAAERLEVDVHGDERVVTAPVVEPGATEAGV
- a CDS encoding copper transporter, whose amino-acid sequence is MISLRQHAISLIAVFLALAVGLALGSGFLGDRVGSSNDDSTVSGLRSENDALSGQVNAADAFNTAVAPRLLDGLLANRSVLLVTVPGASEGDISGVKQVLNQSGARFAGQVGLTDALIGDGSAEKLTSIVDQSIPAGTTLRPELTDSGGRVGDLLGALLQRKGDAAPASDSDIGSGLAALRQGGFITYVDNAVGPAQLAVVITGDKFADDAGARGQVIARFAAALGARGSGTVLAGRTGSAEGGSPIAVLRSDASLSRGVSSVDDVEASTGRIVTALALANAARSRVGAFGTGPGASAIAPTT
- the steA gene encoding putative cytokinetic ring protein SteA, with product MKMPALLSRTDDTLPGFSGIARVDKNTARLLERVGHGDIVILDELDLDRVIADRLVEADVTAVINASPSISGRYPNLGPEVLVASGITLIDDAGPEVFRRIKDGAKIRIDDGEVYVGHNRLARGTEIGEREVASMMIEAKSGLVDHLEAFSGNTIEFIRSESPLLIDGVGVPEVEVTLKNRHVVVVADGPEHEIDLKKLKPFIKEYAPVMIGVDGGADALMRAGYRPDLIVGDPEGIRAATLKCGAQVVLPADPDGHATGLERIQDLGVGAMTFPAAGSASDLALLLADFHGASLIVTVGTSATLDDFFDRSRRESNPSTFLTRLKVGPKLVDAKAVATLYRSRVSGAAIALLILAALAAVIVAVVASNTGGEIVDWILAEWDRVYSWARDVWNR